One Ricinus communis isolate WT05 ecotype wild-type chromosome 7, ASM1957865v1, whole genome shotgun sequence genomic region harbors:
- the LOC8282597 gene encoding transcription factor bHLH90 isoform X4, protein MKGGNMKGLERALELLRPFVDSKAWDYSVVWKLGDDPSRYIEWMGCCCSGGGGKVKMERGEDKYSVSLCRDVYFKHPISTKACEALAGYPSSMPLYSGRIHGEMVTSTQSKWITHANASSDSNSYPVPIGTRVLIPVFGGLIELFAARHIAKDQKIIDYVTAHFNVLKQEAMISHGYPSFSECCIDTFREQNFQNLTSPSHLLGLIPRTHVIYPLYQPNTHSSLEGSSSGSNPSNEHPPFDSHSGYLLENGLLKQTIEKSSGPRKSKNDENLMKQKAGLFLDRNKKKISKAIQKSERDNFPSKNLVTERNRRNRIKDGLYTLRALVPKITKMDIASILGDAIEYIGELQKEKKKLEDELEGIEEEECEKSNAQLPLKLEQLHEGRKPLPPVEIDNNEDSSGFGEKEKIEVQIEVNQIGKREFLIKLFCEKKRGGFGRLMDAIYSLGLQVVDANMTTFNGKVLNILKVEVQQDT, encoded by the exons ATGAAAGGAGGGAACATGAAAGGATTAGAGAGAGCACTGGAATTGCTTAGACCCTTTGTTGACTCTAAAGCTTGGGACTACTCTGTTGTTTGGAAACTGGGTGATGATCCTTCAAG GTATATTGAGTGGATGGGTTGCTGTTgtagtggtggtggtggtaaAGTAAAGATGGAAAGAGGAGAAGACAAATATTCTGTTTCTCTTTGTAGAGATGTGTATTTTAAGCATCCAATTAGCACCAAGGCTTGTGAGGCTCTTGCTGGTTACCCTTCTTCTATGCCTTTATATTCTGG CAGGATTCATGGAGAGATGGTAACTTCAACTCAATCAAAATGGATTACCCATGCCAATGCCTCCTCGGATTCTAATTCCTATCCT GTGCCGATTGGAACTAGAGTTTTGATCCCAGTATTTGGGGGACTTATTGAACTCTTTGCAGCCAGACAT attgcAAAGGATCAGAAGATTATAGACTATGTTACAGCCCATTTTAATGTTCTAAAACAAGAGGCTATGATTTCACATGGCTACCCCAGCTTCAGTGAGTGCTGTATTGATACATTTCGTGAGCAGAACTTCCAAAACTTGACTTCTCCAAGCCATTTGCTAGGTTTAATTCCTCGAACACATGTTATTTACCCATTATACCAACCCAATACCCATTCCAGCCTTGAAGGATCTTCCAGTGGTTCCAATCCTTCAAATGAGCATCCACCGTTTGATTCGCATTCTGGTTACTTATTAGAGAATGGACTTCTGAAGCAGACAATTGAAAAGTCCTCTGGGCCTAgaaagtcaaagaatgatgagAACTTAATGAAGCAAAAAGCAGGACTGTTTCTGGACCGtaacaagaagaaaatttcCAAAGCTATCCAGAAGTCTGAAAGAGATAATTTCCCATCGAAGAATCTTGTAACAGAGAGGAATAGAAGAAACAGGATCAAAGATGGGCTTTACACTCTACGTGCTCTAGTCCCCAAGATAACTAAG ATGGATATAGCGTCTATTCTTGGAGATGCAATCGAGTACATTGGTGAGTTgcagaaggaaaagaagaaacttgAGGATGAGCTCGAGGGCATTGAGGAGGAAGAATGCGAAAAGAGCAATGCACAATTACCTTTGAAGTTGGAGCAATTACATGAAGGCAGAAAACCTCTGCCTCCTGTTGAGATTGACAACAATGAAGATTCCTCTGGTTTTGgcgaaaaagaaaagattgag gTACAGATAGAAGTAAACCAGATTGGCAAAAGAGAATTCTTGATTAAGCTCTTTTGTGAGAAGAAGCGAGGAGGGTTTGGAAGGTTGATGGACGCTATATATTCATTGGGGCTTCAAGTTGTTGATGCTAATATGACAACATTTAATGGAAAGGTTCTGAACATTCTCAAGGTTGAG GTGCAACAAGATACATAA
- the LOC8282597 gene encoding transcription factor bHLH90 isoform X1, translated as MKGGNMKGLERALELLRPFVDSKAWDYSVVWKLGDDPSRYIEWMGCCCSGGGGKVKMERGEDKYSVSLCRDVYFKHPISTKACEALAGYPSSMPLYSGRIHGEMVTSTQSKWITHANASSDSNSYPVPIGTRVLIPVFGGLIELFAARHIAKDQKIIDYVTAHFNVLKQEAMISHGYPSFSECCIDTFREQNFQNLTSPSHLLGLIPRTHVIYPLYQPNTHSSLEGSSSGSNPSNEHPPFDSHSGYLLENGLLKQTIEKSSGPRKSKNDENLMKQKAGLFLDRNKKKISKAIQKSERDNFPSKNLVTERNRRNRIKDGLYTLRALVPKITKMDIASILGDAIEYIGELQKEKKKLEDELEGIEEEECEKSNAQLPLKLEQLHEGRKPLPPVEIDNNEDSSGFGEKEKIEVQIEVNQIGKREFLIKLFCEKKRGGFGRLMDAIYSLGLQVVDANMTTFNGKVLNILKVETNMKDIQPKKLKESLLKLRG; from the exons ATGAAAGGAGGGAACATGAAAGGATTAGAGAGAGCACTGGAATTGCTTAGACCCTTTGTTGACTCTAAAGCTTGGGACTACTCTGTTGTTTGGAAACTGGGTGATGATCCTTCAAG GTATATTGAGTGGATGGGTTGCTGTTgtagtggtggtggtggtaaAGTAAAGATGGAAAGAGGAGAAGACAAATATTCTGTTTCTCTTTGTAGAGATGTGTATTTTAAGCATCCAATTAGCACCAAGGCTTGTGAGGCTCTTGCTGGTTACCCTTCTTCTATGCCTTTATATTCTGG CAGGATTCATGGAGAGATGGTAACTTCAACTCAATCAAAATGGATTACCCATGCCAATGCCTCCTCGGATTCTAATTCCTATCCT GTGCCGATTGGAACTAGAGTTTTGATCCCAGTATTTGGGGGACTTATTGAACTCTTTGCAGCCAGACAT attgcAAAGGATCAGAAGATTATAGACTATGTTACAGCCCATTTTAATGTTCTAAAACAAGAGGCTATGATTTCACATGGCTACCCCAGCTTCAGTGAGTGCTGTATTGATACATTTCGTGAGCAGAACTTCCAAAACTTGACTTCTCCAAGCCATTTGCTAGGTTTAATTCCTCGAACACATGTTATTTACCCATTATACCAACCCAATACCCATTCCAGCCTTGAAGGATCTTCCAGTGGTTCCAATCCTTCAAATGAGCATCCACCGTTTGATTCGCATTCTGGTTACTTATTAGAGAATGGACTTCTGAAGCAGACAATTGAAAAGTCCTCTGGGCCTAgaaagtcaaagaatgatgagAACTTAATGAAGCAAAAAGCAGGACTGTTTCTGGACCGtaacaagaagaaaatttcCAAAGCTATCCAGAAGTCTGAAAGAGATAATTTCCCATCGAAGAATCTTGTAACAGAGAGGAATAGAAGAAACAGGATCAAAGATGGGCTTTACACTCTACGTGCTCTAGTCCCCAAGATAACTAAG ATGGATATAGCGTCTATTCTTGGAGATGCAATCGAGTACATTGGTGAGTTgcagaaggaaaagaagaaacttgAGGATGAGCTCGAGGGCATTGAGGAGGAAGAATGCGAAAAGAGCAATGCACAATTACCTTTGAAGTTGGAGCAATTACATGAAGGCAGAAAACCTCTGCCTCCTGTTGAGATTGACAACAATGAAGATTCCTCTGGTTTTGgcgaaaaagaaaagattgag gTACAGATAGAAGTAAACCAGATTGGCAAAAGAGAATTCTTGATTAAGCTCTTTTGTGAGAAGAAGCGAGGAGGGTTTGGAAGGTTGATGGACGCTATATATTCATTGGGGCTTCAAGTTGTTGATGCTAATATGACAACATTTAATGGAAAGGTTCTGAACATTCTCAAGGTTGAG ACAAATATGAAGGACATTCAACCAAAGAAACTAAAGGAATCATTGCTCAAGCTGAGAGGGTAG
- the LOC8282597 gene encoding transcription factor bHLH90 isoform X2, translating into MKGGNMKGLERALELLRPFVDSKAWDYSVVWKLGDDPSRYIEWMGCCCSGGGGKVKMERGEDKYSVSLCRDVYFKHPISTKACEALAGYPSSMPLYSGIHGEMVTSTQSKWITHANASSDSNSYPVPIGTRVLIPVFGGLIELFAARHIAKDQKIIDYVTAHFNVLKQEAMISHGYPSFSECCIDTFREQNFQNLTSPSHLLGLIPRTHVIYPLYQPNTHSSLEGSSSGSNPSNEHPPFDSHSGYLLENGLLKQTIEKSSGPRKSKNDENLMKQKAGLFLDRNKKKISKAIQKSERDNFPSKNLVTERNRRNRIKDGLYTLRALVPKITKMDIASILGDAIEYIGELQKEKKKLEDELEGIEEEECEKSNAQLPLKLEQLHEGRKPLPPVEIDNNEDSSGFGEKEKIEVQIEVNQIGKREFLIKLFCEKKRGGFGRLMDAIYSLGLQVVDANMTTFNGKVLNILKVETNMKDIQPKKLKESLLKLRG; encoded by the exons ATGAAAGGAGGGAACATGAAAGGATTAGAGAGAGCACTGGAATTGCTTAGACCCTTTGTTGACTCTAAAGCTTGGGACTACTCTGTTGTTTGGAAACTGGGTGATGATCCTTCAAG GTATATTGAGTGGATGGGTTGCTGTTgtagtggtggtggtggtaaAGTAAAGATGGAAAGAGGAGAAGACAAATATTCTGTTTCTCTTTGTAGAGATGTGTATTTTAAGCATCCAATTAGCACCAAGGCTTGTGAGGCTCTTGCTGGTTACCCTTCTTCTATGCCTTTATATTCTGG GATTCATGGAGAGATGGTAACTTCAACTCAATCAAAATGGATTACCCATGCCAATGCCTCCTCGGATTCTAATTCCTATCCT GTGCCGATTGGAACTAGAGTTTTGATCCCAGTATTTGGGGGACTTATTGAACTCTTTGCAGCCAGACAT attgcAAAGGATCAGAAGATTATAGACTATGTTACAGCCCATTTTAATGTTCTAAAACAAGAGGCTATGATTTCACATGGCTACCCCAGCTTCAGTGAGTGCTGTATTGATACATTTCGTGAGCAGAACTTCCAAAACTTGACTTCTCCAAGCCATTTGCTAGGTTTAATTCCTCGAACACATGTTATTTACCCATTATACCAACCCAATACCCATTCCAGCCTTGAAGGATCTTCCAGTGGTTCCAATCCTTCAAATGAGCATCCACCGTTTGATTCGCATTCTGGTTACTTATTAGAGAATGGACTTCTGAAGCAGACAATTGAAAAGTCCTCTGGGCCTAgaaagtcaaagaatgatgagAACTTAATGAAGCAAAAAGCAGGACTGTTTCTGGACCGtaacaagaagaaaatttcCAAAGCTATCCAGAAGTCTGAAAGAGATAATTTCCCATCGAAGAATCTTGTAACAGAGAGGAATAGAAGAAACAGGATCAAAGATGGGCTTTACACTCTACGTGCTCTAGTCCCCAAGATAACTAAG ATGGATATAGCGTCTATTCTTGGAGATGCAATCGAGTACATTGGTGAGTTgcagaaggaaaagaagaaacttgAGGATGAGCTCGAGGGCATTGAGGAGGAAGAATGCGAAAAGAGCAATGCACAATTACCTTTGAAGTTGGAGCAATTACATGAAGGCAGAAAACCTCTGCCTCCTGTTGAGATTGACAACAATGAAGATTCCTCTGGTTTTGgcgaaaaagaaaagattgag gTACAGATAGAAGTAAACCAGATTGGCAAAAGAGAATTCTTGATTAAGCTCTTTTGTGAGAAGAAGCGAGGAGGGTTTGGAAGGTTGATGGACGCTATATATTCATTGGGGCTTCAAGTTGTTGATGCTAATATGACAACATTTAATGGAAAGGTTCTGAACATTCTCAAGGTTGAG ACAAATATGAAGGACATTCAACCAAAGAAACTAAAGGAATCATTGCTCAAGCTGAGAGGGTAG
- the LOC8282597 gene encoding transcription factor bHLH90 isoform X3: MKGLERALELLRPFVDSKAWDYSVVWKLGDDPSRYIEWMGCCCSGGGGKVKMERGEDKYSVSLCRDVYFKHPISTKACEALAGYPSSMPLYSGRIHGEMVTSTQSKWITHANASSDSNSYPVPIGTRVLIPVFGGLIELFAARHIAKDQKIIDYVTAHFNVLKQEAMISHGYPSFSECCIDTFREQNFQNLTSPSHLLGLIPRTHVIYPLYQPNTHSSLEGSSSGSNPSNEHPPFDSHSGYLLENGLLKQTIEKSSGPRKSKNDENLMKQKAGLFLDRNKKKISKAIQKSERDNFPSKNLVTERNRRNRIKDGLYTLRALVPKITKMDIASILGDAIEYIGELQKEKKKLEDELEGIEEEECEKSNAQLPLKLEQLHEGRKPLPPVEIDNNEDSSGFGEKEKIEVQIEVNQIGKREFLIKLFCEKKRGGFGRLMDAIYSLGLQVVDANMTTFNGKVLNILKVETNMKDIQPKKLKESLLKLRG, translated from the exons ATGAAAGGATTAGAGAGAGCACTGGAATTGCTTAGACCCTTTGTTGACTCTAAAGCTTGGGACTACTCTGTTGTTTGGAAACTGGGTGATGATCCTTCAAG GTATATTGAGTGGATGGGTTGCTGTTgtagtggtggtggtggtaaAGTAAAGATGGAAAGAGGAGAAGACAAATATTCTGTTTCTCTTTGTAGAGATGTGTATTTTAAGCATCCAATTAGCACCAAGGCTTGTGAGGCTCTTGCTGGTTACCCTTCTTCTATGCCTTTATATTCTGG CAGGATTCATGGAGAGATGGTAACTTCAACTCAATCAAAATGGATTACCCATGCCAATGCCTCCTCGGATTCTAATTCCTATCCT GTGCCGATTGGAACTAGAGTTTTGATCCCAGTATTTGGGGGACTTATTGAACTCTTTGCAGCCAGACAT attgcAAAGGATCAGAAGATTATAGACTATGTTACAGCCCATTTTAATGTTCTAAAACAAGAGGCTATGATTTCACATGGCTACCCCAGCTTCAGTGAGTGCTGTATTGATACATTTCGTGAGCAGAACTTCCAAAACTTGACTTCTCCAAGCCATTTGCTAGGTTTAATTCCTCGAACACATGTTATTTACCCATTATACCAACCCAATACCCATTCCAGCCTTGAAGGATCTTCCAGTGGTTCCAATCCTTCAAATGAGCATCCACCGTTTGATTCGCATTCTGGTTACTTATTAGAGAATGGACTTCTGAAGCAGACAATTGAAAAGTCCTCTGGGCCTAgaaagtcaaagaatgatgagAACTTAATGAAGCAAAAAGCAGGACTGTTTCTGGACCGtaacaagaagaaaatttcCAAAGCTATCCAGAAGTCTGAAAGAGATAATTTCCCATCGAAGAATCTTGTAACAGAGAGGAATAGAAGAAACAGGATCAAAGATGGGCTTTACACTCTACGTGCTCTAGTCCCCAAGATAACTAAG ATGGATATAGCGTCTATTCTTGGAGATGCAATCGAGTACATTGGTGAGTTgcagaaggaaaagaagaaacttgAGGATGAGCTCGAGGGCATTGAGGAGGAAGAATGCGAAAAGAGCAATGCACAATTACCTTTGAAGTTGGAGCAATTACATGAAGGCAGAAAACCTCTGCCTCCTGTTGAGATTGACAACAATGAAGATTCCTCTGGTTTTGgcgaaaaagaaaagattgag gTACAGATAGAAGTAAACCAGATTGGCAAAAGAGAATTCTTGATTAAGCTCTTTTGTGAGAAGAAGCGAGGAGGGTTTGGAAGGTTGATGGACGCTATATATTCATTGGGGCTTCAAGTTGTTGATGCTAATATGACAACATTTAATGGAAAGGTTCTGAACATTCTCAAGGTTGAG ACAAATATGAAGGACATTCAACCAAAGAAACTAAAGGAATCATTGCTCAAGCTGAGAGGGTAG
- the LOC8282598 gene encoding proline-rich receptor-like protein kinase PERK13 isoform X2, with amino-acid sequence MSGSAESPSSIFIIPLPPLINTPPSANSPPSNDGKSPPPPSPDPLSETLLLAPPPAESDSNSPPPPTGQSPPPPNSPPPSEPPPSSPPPSNSDPPPSSPPPSSSTAASPPPPLSPSPKATPHSPPPTPAKNESPPVSGQSSPPPPSDSEATPPSLEFVPPSGAAGGVQSPPPTRESVAPSSPVSNTQPISSNSSTTPSRAASAPKQSASGGSSTGSSASTTGLRNSTTIAAGNGNDSSDSSSTKAVAGAVVAGVVLIAVVAMFFVLKKRKKKNDYYAPHYMPPKNFTVQTDGYYYGQPPHGAGFSGPMNFSYGSQLPSQSPDSFGGSQQFNGESGVIGGGKTHFSYEEVMEMTDGFSRHNIVGEGGFGCVFKGQTSDGKIVAVKQLKAGSGQGEREFKAEVEIISRVHHRHLVSLVGYCISDRERLLLYEFLPNNTLEHHLHGTPVLDWPQRLKIAIGSAKGLAYLHEDCNPKIIHRDIKSANILLDDNFEAQVADFGLARLNDTTQTHVSTRVMGTFGYLAPEYASSGKLTDRSDVYSFGVVLLELITGRKPVDSTQPLGDESLVEWARPQLIRAMETGDLSNIVDLRLEKHYVESEVIRMIETAAACVRHSAPKRPRMVQVVRALDSDDMCDISNGVKYGQSTAYDSGQYNQDIIKFRRMAFSSAESSEFDTMSGEYTSREVSRGPPISNFTTEELETQAMRDDGEKRYGGGQDE; translated from the exons ATGTCAGGCTCGGCGGAGTCGCCGAgttctatatttattattccACTTCCGCCTCTCATCAATACACCTCCTTCGGCCAATTCACCTCCATCAAATGATGGCAAGTCGCCGCCGCCGCCATCACCTGATCCGTTGTCTGAAACCCTTTTATTAGCTCCACCACCTGCTGAAAGTGATAGTAATTCACCACCACCCCCAACAGGACAATCACCTCCTCCACCAAACTCTCCACCTCCATCTGAACCTCCACCATCATCACCACCACCTTCAAATTCTGATCCACCTCCTAGTAGTCCACCACCCTCATCAAGTACTGCAGCCTCACCGCCACCACCCTTATCTCCTTCTCCAAAAGCAACACCACATTCTCCACCACCCACTCCTGCAAAGAATGAATCCCCGCCCGTATCGGGCCAATCATCACCTCCTCCTCCTTCAGACTCGGAAGCAACACCACCGTCTCTTGAGTTTGTTCCTCCATCTGGTGCAGCAGGTGGGGTACAATCACCACCTCCAACAAGAGAATCTGTCGCTCCATCATCTCCTGTTTCCAATACGCAGCCTATATCATCAAACTCGAGCACAACTCCATCGAGAGCAGCATCAGCACCAAAACAATCAGCCTCCGGTGGCTCGTCGACTGGTAGTTCAGCCTCTACTACAGGACTTAGAAACTCGACTACCATCGCAGCTGGAAATGGAAATGATTCGTCTGATAGTTCATCAACCAAGGCTGTTGCAGGTGCAGTGGTTGCGGGTGTTGTACTCATTGCAGTAGTCGCAatgttttttgttttgaagaagagaaagaaaaaaaatgactaTTATGCTCCGCATTACATGCCTCCCAAAAATTTTACTGTGCAAACAG ATGGTTATTACTACGGACAACCACCACATGGTGCAGGTTTCTCCGGCCCGATGAATTTCTCCTATGGTTCACAATTACCTTCCCAGTCGCCGGATAGCTTTGGGGGGAGTCAACAGTTCAATGGAGAGTCAGGTGTGATAGGTGGTGGTAAGACGCATTTCAGCTATGAAGAGGTGATGGAAATGACAGATGGATTTTCTCGTCACAACATTGTTGGTGAAGGTGGGTTTGGATGTGTTTTCAAGGGGCAAACTTCTGATGGGAAAATTGTAGCTGTCAAGCAGCTTAAGGCAGGAAGCGGACAGGGTGAACGCGAATTTAAAGCTGAAGTTGAGATTATTAGCCGGGTTCATCATCGCCATTTGGTCTCTTTAGTTGGTTACTGTATCAGTGACCGTGAGCGCTTGCTTCTCTATGAATTTCTTCCAAATAACACACTTGAGCATCATTTGCATG GAACACCAGTACTGGATTGGCCTCAAAGACTCAAAATTGCCATAGGTTCTGCAAAGGGTTTGGCATATTTACATGAAGACT GTAATCCAAAAATTATTCACAGAGACATCAAGTCAGCAAACATTCTGTTGGATGACAACTTTGAAGCACAG GTTGCGGATTTTGGTCTTGCCAGACTAAATGATACGACTCAGACCCACGTTTCAACTCGAGTCATGGGGACATTTGG GTACCTGGCTCCAGAGTATGCATCGAGCGGCAAATTGACAGATAGGTCTGATGTGTATTCATTTGGAGTTGTACTTCTAGAGCTTATAACCGGACGCAAACCTGTTGATTCAACACAACCATTAGGGGATGAAAGTTTGGTTGAATGG GCTCGTCCACAGCTCATTCGTGCCATGGAAACTGGTGATCTCAGTAACATAGTTGATCTTAGGCTTGAAAAGCATTATGTGGAGAGTGAAGTAATCAGGATGATAGAAACAGCAGCAGCTTGTGTCCGCCATTCTGCCCCAAAGCGGCCTAGAATGGTGCAG GTGGTGAGAGCATTGGACAGTGATGACATGTGTGATATCTCTAATGGTGTCAAGTATGGCCAAAGCACCGCATATGATTCTGGTCAGTACAATCAggatattattaaattcagaAGGATGGCTTTTAGCAGTGCTGAAAGTTCAGAATTCGACACAATGAGCGGAGAATACACCTCAAGGGAAGTATCTCGTGGACCGCCTATTTCGAATTTCACTACTGAAGAGTTAGAAACTCAAGCCATGAGAGATGATGGGGAGAAGAGATATGGAGGGGGTCAAG ACGAATGA
- the LOC8282598 gene encoding proline-rich receptor-like protein kinase PERK13 isoform X1, whose protein sequence is MSGSAESPSSIFIIPLPPLINTPPSANSPPSNDGKSPPPPSPDPLSETLLLAPPPAESDSNSPPPPTGQSPPPPNSPPPSEPPPSSPPPSNSDPPPSSPPPSSSTAASPPPPLSPSPKATPHSPPPTPAKNESPPVSGQSSPPPPSDSEATPPSLEFVPPSGAAGGVQSPPPTRESVAPSSPVSNTQPISSNSSTTPSRAASAPKQSASGGSSTGSSASTTGLRNSTTIAAGNGNDSSDSSSTKAVAGAVVAGVVLIAVVAMFFVLKKRKKKNDYYAPHYMPPKNFTVQTDGYYYGQPPHGAGFSGPMNFSYGSQLPSQSPDSFGGSQQFNGESGVIGGGKTHFSYEEVMEMTDGFSRHNIVGEGGFGCVFKGQTSDGKIVAVKQLKAGSGQGEREFKAEVEIISRVHHRHLVSLVGYCISDRERLLLYEFLPNNTLEHHLHGTPVLDWPQRLKIAIGSAKGLAYLHEDCNPKIIHRDIKSANILLDDNFEAQVADFGLARLNDTTQTHVSTRVMGTFGYLAPEYASSGKLTDRSDVYSFGVVLLELITGRKPVDSTQPLGDESLVEWARPQLIRAMETGDLSNIVDLRLEKHYVESEVIRMIETAAACVRHSAPKRPRMVQVVRALDSDDMCDISNGVKYGQSTAYDSGQYNQDIIKFRRMAFSSAESSEFDTMSGEYTSREVSRGPPISNFTTEELETQAMRDDGEKRYGGGQGNLGSRQNM, encoded by the exons ATGTCAGGCTCGGCGGAGTCGCCGAgttctatatttattattccACTTCCGCCTCTCATCAATACACCTCCTTCGGCCAATTCACCTCCATCAAATGATGGCAAGTCGCCGCCGCCGCCATCACCTGATCCGTTGTCTGAAACCCTTTTATTAGCTCCACCACCTGCTGAAAGTGATAGTAATTCACCACCACCCCCAACAGGACAATCACCTCCTCCACCAAACTCTCCACCTCCATCTGAACCTCCACCATCATCACCACCACCTTCAAATTCTGATCCACCTCCTAGTAGTCCACCACCCTCATCAAGTACTGCAGCCTCACCGCCACCACCCTTATCTCCTTCTCCAAAAGCAACACCACATTCTCCACCACCCACTCCTGCAAAGAATGAATCCCCGCCCGTATCGGGCCAATCATCACCTCCTCCTCCTTCAGACTCGGAAGCAACACCACCGTCTCTTGAGTTTGTTCCTCCATCTGGTGCAGCAGGTGGGGTACAATCACCACCTCCAACAAGAGAATCTGTCGCTCCATCATCTCCTGTTTCCAATACGCAGCCTATATCATCAAACTCGAGCACAACTCCATCGAGAGCAGCATCAGCACCAAAACAATCAGCCTCCGGTGGCTCGTCGACTGGTAGTTCAGCCTCTACTACAGGACTTAGAAACTCGACTACCATCGCAGCTGGAAATGGAAATGATTCGTCTGATAGTTCATCAACCAAGGCTGTTGCAGGTGCAGTGGTTGCGGGTGTTGTACTCATTGCAGTAGTCGCAatgttttttgttttgaagaagagaaagaaaaaaaatgactaTTATGCTCCGCATTACATGCCTCCCAAAAATTTTACTGTGCAAACAG ATGGTTATTACTACGGACAACCACCACATGGTGCAGGTTTCTCCGGCCCGATGAATTTCTCCTATGGTTCACAATTACCTTCCCAGTCGCCGGATAGCTTTGGGGGGAGTCAACAGTTCAATGGAGAGTCAGGTGTGATAGGTGGTGGTAAGACGCATTTCAGCTATGAAGAGGTGATGGAAATGACAGATGGATTTTCTCGTCACAACATTGTTGGTGAAGGTGGGTTTGGATGTGTTTTCAAGGGGCAAACTTCTGATGGGAAAATTGTAGCTGTCAAGCAGCTTAAGGCAGGAAGCGGACAGGGTGAACGCGAATTTAAAGCTGAAGTTGAGATTATTAGCCGGGTTCATCATCGCCATTTGGTCTCTTTAGTTGGTTACTGTATCAGTGACCGTGAGCGCTTGCTTCTCTATGAATTTCTTCCAAATAACACACTTGAGCATCATTTGCATG GAACACCAGTACTGGATTGGCCTCAAAGACTCAAAATTGCCATAGGTTCTGCAAAGGGTTTGGCATATTTACATGAAGACT GTAATCCAAAAATTATTCACAGAGACATCAAGTCAGCAAACATTCTGTTGGATGACAACTTTGAAGCACAG GTTGCGGATTTTGGTCTTGCCAGACTAAATGATACGACTCAGACCCACGTTTCAACTCGAGTCATGGGGACATTTGG GTACCTGGCTCCAGAGTATGCATCGAGCGGCAAATTGACAGATAGGTCTGATGTGTATTCATTTGGAGTTGTACTTCTAGAGCTTATAACCGGACGCAAACCTGTTGATTCAACACAACCATTAGGGGATGAAAGTTTGGTTGAATGG GCTCGTCCACAGCTCATTCGTGCCATGGAAACTGGTGATCTCAGTAACATAGTTGATCTTAGGCTTGAAAAGCATTATGTGGAGAGTGAAGTAATCAGGATGATAGAAACAGCAGCAGCTTGTGTCCGCCATTCTGCCCCAAAGCGGCCTAGAATGGTGCAG GTGGTGAGAGCATTGGACAGTGATGACATGTGTGATATCTCTAATGGTGTCAAGTATGGCCAAAGCACCGCATATGATTCTGGTCAGTACAATCAggatattattaaattcagaAGGATGGCTTTTAGCAGTGCTGAAAGTTCAGAATTCGACACAATGAGCGGAGAATACACCTCAAGGGAAGTATCTCGTGGACCGCCTATTTCGAATTTCACTACTGAAGAGTTAGAAACTCAAGCCATGAGAGATGATGGGGAGAAGAGATATGGAGGGGGTCAAGGTAACTTAGGCAGCCGCCAGAATATGTAA